The Ornithorhynchus anatinus isolate Pmale09 chromosome 1, mOrnAna1.pri.v4, whole genome shotgun sequence genome includes a window with the following:
- the JRK gene encoding LOW QUALITY PROTEIN: jerky protein homolog (The sequence of the model RefSeq protein was modified relative to this genomic sequence to represent the inferred CDS: inserted 1 base in 1 codon) — MEPEGSARRRGEKRKRVVLTLKQKIDICARLEKGENRNVLMREYNVGSSTIYDVKTRRGQLLKFLAGSESVRAVEHRRSLHAPKLEQLDSVLYEWFSLKRSEGAPISGPMLIEKAKDFYRQMQLMEPCVFSDGWLSCFKLRHGIKRVEFPHERNSADHKAAERYCGFFRTLIAEHDLSPEQIYDADKAGLLWRRLPGSTLAGTGDPNAANLRRNKERLTVLICANATGSHKITPLVVGKCSRSGALKGVPHLPMVYKVHGNARLDGEILHDWFHHIFVAAVREHFRRVGLPEESKAILLLGSDRGHPRETELASXNIFTIFLPGSFTPLVQPMKQGVVRNVRCYYKRDLVRKVVNHAGPPQDFEGRYNVKDAIFNVACVWHLVKSGTLRRAWTQVWPNPTVVDASSDEDGSGERWKRRPSGNSPNGEGHPSVPSDQRAARERDQRVGGGRWRGGSHPGGARTGDDEEVRGGGGHRRGRRRGFR, encoded by the exons ATGGAGCCCGAGGGGTCGGCAAGACGCAGAGGAGAAAAGCGAAAGAGAGTCGTGTTGACGTTAAAGCAGAAAATAGATATCTGTGCCCGTCTCGAAAAGGGCGAGAATAGGAACGTTTTGATGCGCGAGTACAACGTGGGCTCTTCCACGATATACGACGTCAAGACTCGGAGAGGACAGTTGCTCAAGTTCCTCGCCGGCTCCGAGTCGGTCAGAGCTGTCGAGCATCGCCGTAGCCTGCATGCGCCTAAATTAGAGCAGCTGGACAGTGTTTTATATGAGTGGTTTTCATTGAAACGGTCGGAGGGCGCTCCCATCTCCGGCCCGATGCTCATTGAGAAGGCGAAGGATTTTTACAGGCAGATGCAGTTGATGGAGCCGTGCGTGTTTTCTGACGGATGGCTTTCCTGTTTCAAGCTCCGGCACGGCATTAAAAGGGTCGAGTTCCCCCACGAGCGGAATTCGGCCGATCACAAGGCCGCGGAGCGATACTGTGGATTTTTTAGGACTCTGATTGCCGAGCACGATCTTTCCCCCGAACAGATTTACGATGCCGACAAGGCAGGCCTCCTCTGGCGCCGTCTGCCTGGTTCTACCCTCGCGGGGACCGGCGACCCGAACGCTGCTAACTTGAGGCGGAATAAAGAGCGATTGACGGTTCTGATCTGTGCCAACGCCACGGGCTCTCACAAAATCACACCTCTGGTGGTCGGAAAATGCAGTCGTTCTGGAGCCCTCAAAGGCGTCCCCCACTTGCCCATGGTGTACAAAGTCCACGGAAACGCTCGGCTGGACGGAGAAATCCTTCACGACTGGTTTCATCACATTTTTGTAGCCGCGGTGAGAGAACACTTTCGAAGGGTAGGCTTACCTGAAGAGAGCAAAGCTATCCTTTTGCTGGGAAGTGACCGAGGTCACCCTCGGGAGACGGAGTTAGCAT GGAACATATTCACCATCTTTCTGCCCGGGAGTTTCACCCCGCTGGTCCAGCCTATGAAACAGGGCGTGGTCCGAAACGTGAGGTGTTATTACAAAAGGGACTTGGTGAGGAAAGTGGTCAACCACGCAGGTCCACCCCAGGACTTCGAGGGTCGTTATAACGTAAAGGACGCCATTTTTAACGTGGCCTGTGTGTGGCATTTGGTTAAAAGTGGAACGCTGAGGAGAGCCTGGACGCAAGTGTGGCCCAACCCCACGGTGGTGGACGCCTCCTCCGACGAAGATGGATCCGGAGAGCGGTGGAAAAGACGCCCTAGCGGAAATTCTCCAAACGGTGAGGGACACCCCTCCGTCCCATCTGATCAGCGCGCTGCAAGAGAGCGAGATCAGAGAGTGGGTGGAGGCAGATGGAGAGGTGGAAGCCACCCAGGCGGTGCCCGGACCGGGGACGACGAAGAGGTCCGAGGGGGCGGCGGACACCGACGGGGCCGGCGTAGAGGGTTTCGGTGA